One window of the Hyperolius riggenbachi isolate aHypRig1 chromosome 5, aHypRig1.pri, whole genome shotgun sequence genome contains the following:
- the LOC137519261 gene encoding E3 ubiquitin/ISG15 ligase TRIM25-like, translating into MASADLSEELECPVCLTIYTDPVSLTCGHNFCRVCIDHVLDSQEGSAGYSCPECREEYEERPGLHRNIALRNIAGRFLSTQPDQEKAGVHCTYCIHSPVPAVMSCLHCDASMCDNHLRVHSKAPEHVLCAPTTSPETRKCSVHKEILKYYCTEDAACVCVSCYVIGGHVGHKMMSLDEASEEKKKKLRNDLQTLMAETEEAEKRVQSLEERRRKAQGKADGEAERVTALFRDLRRRLDELEKRILSDIMRQAEMMSQSYDDIIRQLEIKKEELSLKMRHIEELCNMTDPLTVLQESHTGDLCDTEDRHDKQLNDGGDLDVAGISHTLHTGLADIMSGVIVQQHTETQAMPPLSRPRPHPTPTAQHTQAYPHSSTEDKPPITATLSRPRPQPTPTAQHTQAYPHSSTEDKVPITAKLSRPHPHPSPTAQHTQRQAGGTNIGAAQQTSGLPVYADILLDVATANNYLYISHDRKTASWSPRGENRPDTPERFQDYTPQVLSSRSFSSGRHYWEVDVGGSCIWRVGMCYPSIARRGEESVIGGNNKSWGLHRGGNHYSVIHDRKEIRLPDGIPSDRVRIYLDYEAGQISFYALCDPIRHLHTFTATFTEPLHAALCVVGGCIKISGGSQGV; encoded by the coding sequence atggcgtctgctgatctgagcgaggagctggagtgtcccgtctgtctgaccatttatacagatcctgtaaGCCTGACATGTggtcacaacttctgccgggTCTGTATTGATCATGTGCTGGACTCACAGGAGGGGTCTGCAGGTTATTCCTGTCCTGAATGTAGAGAGGAGTACGAGGAGCGGCCTGGATTACACAGGAACATTGCTCTGAGGAACATAGCAGGGCGTTTCCTGTCTACTCAGCCAGATCAGGAGAAGGCCGGAGTCCATTGTACTTACTGTATCCATTCTCCTGTACCTGCTGTTATGTCCTGTCTTCACTGTGACGCTTCTATGTGTGATAATcacctgagagtccacagcaaggcaccagaacacgtcttatgtgcccccaccacctccccggagaccaggaaatgctccgtccataagGAAATACTgaagtattactgcactgaggatgctgcctgtgtctgtgtgtcctgctATGTGATCGGGGGACATGTAGGACATaagatgatgtcactggatgaggcctctgaggagaagaagaagaagctgagaaatgatctgcagacactgatggcagagacagaggaggctgagaaaagagtccagagtctggaggaacgcaggagaaaagcacaaggaAAAGCAGATGGTGAAGCAGAGAGAGTCACTGccctgtttagagacctcaggagacGGCTGGATGAGCTGGAGAAGAGAATCCTGAGTGACATcatgaggcaggcagagatgatgtCACAATCCTATGATGACATCATCAGACAGCTGGAGATAAAGAAGGAGGAGCTGTCTCTgaagatgcgtcacattgaggagctgtgtaacatgactgatccactgacggtcttacaggaatcacacacaggtgacttgtgtgacacggaggacagacatgataagcagctcaatgatggaggggatctggatgtggccggcatctcacacacattacacacaggactagCTGATATCATGTCTGGGGTAATTGTGCAGCAACATACAGAAACACAGGCCATGCCCCCACtatccaggccacgcccccaccccacccccaccgcacaacacacacaggcctatCCACATTCCAGTACAGAGGACAAACCTCCCATCACTGCTACACtatccaggccacgcccccaacccacccccaccgcacaacacacacaggcctatccacattccagtacagaggacaaagttcccatcactgctaaactctccaggccacacccccacccctcccccacagcacaacacacacagcGCCAGGCTGGGGGGACAAATATTGGGGCTGCACAGCAAacatcagggctgccagtgtatgcagacatattactggatgtaGCCACAGCTAATAATTATCTATATATATCACATgacaggaaaactgcatcctGGTCACCTAGAGGGGAGAACCGCCCAGACAcaccagagagatttcaggatTATACTCCTCAGGTGTTGAGCAGCCggagtttctcctcagggcgacattactgggaagtggatgttgggggATCATGTATATGGAGAGTtgggatgtgttaccccagtatagccaggagaggggaggagtcagtGATTGGAGGGAATAACAAGTCCTGGGGTTTGCACAGGGGGGGTAATCATTACTCAGTGATACATGACAGGAAAGAGATCCGGTTACCTGACGGGATCCCCAGTGATAGAGTCaggatatatctggattatgaggccgggcagatctccttttatgccctgtgtgaccccatcagacacctccacaccttcactgccaccttcactgagcccctccatgctgcgttatgtgtggtgGGAGGTTGTATAAAGATATCTGGGGGGAGTCAGGGGGTGTGA